A genomic stretch from Phycisphaerae bacterium includes:
- the sucD gene encoding succinate--CoA ligase subunit alpha, with amino-acid sequence MSILADKNTRVITHGITGKAGSFHTKMGIEYGTTYVGGVVPGKGGTKSEHGLPVFDTVESAVKATGANCSLIFVPAGGAADSAMEAAAAGIKLIILITEGIPTLDMVRAKKFIDDAGAKLIGPNCPGIITPGAAKIGIMPGYIHKSANGTTKNIGLISRSGTLTYEAVWQCTTRNIAQTTCIGIGGDPVKGLNFIELLGMFEKDPATHAIIMIGEIGGTDEEQAADFVKRNVKKPVVAFIAGRTAPPGRRMGHAGAIISGGQGTAESKIAALKAAGIHVADSPATIGETMARVLGVK; translated from the coding sequence ATGAGCATCCTGGCTGACAAAAACACCCGCGTCATCACCCACGGCATCACCGGCAAGGCCGGCTCTTTTCACACCAAAATGGGAATCGAGTACGGCACGACGTACGTCGGCGGCGTTGTCCCCGGCAAGGGCGGCACGAAAAGCGAGCACGGCCTGCCCGTCTTTGACACCGTCGAGTCCGCCGTGAAGGCGACCGGCGCGAACTGCTCGCTGATCTTCGTTCCGGCCGGCGGTGCCGCTGACAGCGCGATGGAGGCCGCCGCTGCCGGCATCAAGCTCATCATCCTCATCACCGAAGGCATCCCCACGCTCGACATGGTCAGGGCCAAAAAGTTCATCGACGACGCTGGCGCGAAGCTCATCGGCCCGAACTGTCCCGGCATCATTACGCCCGGCGCCGCCAAGATCGGCATCATGCCCGGCTACATCCATAAGTCCGCGAATGGCACGACCAAAAACATCGGCCTCATCTCCCGCAGCGGCACCCTCACCTACGAAGCCGTCTGGCAATGCACCACCCGCAACATCGCGCAGACGACCTGCATCGGCATCGGCGGCGACCCCGTAAAAGGCCTCAACTTCATCGAGCTGCTTGGCATGTTCGAGAAAGACCCCGCCACTCACGCGATCATCATGATCGGCGAGATAGGCGGCACCGACGAAGAACAAGCCGCCGACTTCGTGAAAAGGAACGTTAAGAAACCCGTCGTCGCCTTCATCGCCGGTCGCACCGCCCCTCCCGGCCGCCGCATGGGCCACGCCGGCGCGATCATCTCCGGCGGTCAGGGCACCGCCGAAAGCAAAATCGCCGCCCTCAAGGCTGCCGGTATCCACGTCGCCGACAGCCCGGCCACGATCGGCGAGACGATGGCCCGTGTTCTTGGAGTGAAATAG
- a CDS encoding class I SAM-dependent RNA methyltransferase yields MDFDRAETIRVTCAPGIPPYLAQELTALGFEAQAVEKTFVEIRGTLRDAMRLNLHLRTAFHVLYLLGEFRCTGPQDLYDGAAALAWEEIIPPEEYVCVTSSVSHPSITDWTYANLKVKDAIVDRMQAKAGKRPDSGPERDRVVVAVYWHGEECRIFLNTTGNKLADRGYRKRPHMAPMQETLAAAVLMAAGYDGTMPLVNPMCGSGTIAIEAALMATGRAPGLLRSNFGILHAKGIDDSAWQAVRREAAKARRKDSPPPIIATDIDPKAIEAARANAKTAGVDTLIDFAVCDFAETRVPPPPGIVLLNPEYGERLGEVAQLEGTYKRIGDFFKQRCRGYTGYVFTGNRELAKRVHLTPSRRMEFWNAKIECRLLKYELYEGTRRAAK; encoded by the coding sequence ATGGACTTCGATCGAGCCGAGACGATTCGCGTGACGTGCGCGCCGGGGATTCCGCCGTATTTGGCGCAGGAGTTGACGGCGCTGGGGTTTGAGGCCCAGGCCGTCGAGAAGACGTTCGTCGAGATCCGCGGCACCCTTCGCGATGCGATGCGGCTGAATCTGCACCTGCGGACGGCGTTTCATGTTTTGTATCTTCTCGGCGAGTTTCGGTGCACGGGGCCGCAGGATTTGTATGACGGGGCGGCGGCGCTTGCGTGGGAGGAGATTATCCCGCCGGAGGAGTACGTCTGCGTGACATCGAGCGTGAGCCATCCGTCAATCACCGATTGGACTTATGCGAATCTGAAGGTCAAAGATGCTATCGTCGATCGGATGCAGGCGAAGGCGGGAAAGCGACCGGATTCGGGGCCGGAGCGTGATCGCGTCGTCGTTGCGGTTTACTGGCACGGCGAGGAGTGCCGTATTTTCCTGAATACGACGGGCAACAAGCTCGCGGATCGGGGGTATCGCAAGCGACCACACATGGCGCCGATGCAGGAGACACTGGCGGCGGCGGTGCTGATGGCGGCGGGGTATGACGGGACGATGCCGCTGGTGAACCCGATGTGCGGGAGCGGGACGATCGCGATCGAGGCGGCGCTGATGGCGACCGGGCGGGCGCCGGGTTTGCTACGAAGCAACTTCGGGATTTTGCACGCGAAAGGGATTGATGACAGTGCATGGCAGGCCGTGCGGCGGGAGGCGGCCAAGGCGCGTCGCAAGGATTCGCCGCCTCCGATTATCGCGACGGATATCGATCCGAAGGCGATTGAGGCGGCGCGAGCGAATGCGAAGACGGCGGGAGTGGATACGCTGATCGATTTCGCGGTTTGCGATTTCGCGGAGACGCGGGTCCCACCACCGCCGGGGATCGTCTTGCTTAACCCGGAGTATGGTGAGCGTCTGGGGGAGGTCGCGCAACTCGAAGGGACCTATAAGCGGATCGGCGACTTTTTTAAGCAGCGCTGCAGAGGGTATACCGGATACGTGTTCACGGGGAATCGCGAGCTGGCCAAGCGTGTCCACCTTACGCCGAGCCGCCGGATGGAGTTCTGGAACGCGAAGATCGAGTGCCGGCTCCTCAAATATGAACTTTATGAGGGAACCCGTCGTGCGGCGAAATAG
- a CDS encoding molybdopterin cofactor-binding domain-containing protein, whose product MAVIPKSDTLVFTLNGREVALEDARDLSLLDALRDRCGVTSPKDGCQPLGQCGCCTVLVDGKPRLSCTMKASMVAGKEVTSLEGLPEETRKQIADCFVQAGGVQCGFCIPGIAVRAHALTEKNPCATRAEIANDLRAHLCRCTGYTKIVDAIELLGETRRNVETSKRRNGNGHACAGGVGDRLAKYGGADCVLGGHNYIDDIYIEGMAHGAMRFSDHPRALVKRIDTSAAEALDGVLRVATWRDVPGDRFVGLITSDWPVFIAEGEETRCVGDILAAVAAVDEKTARRAAELIDIEYEVREPVTTPDEGLRPDAPKVHPGGNLLSRAALVRGDVEEAFATSAHVVEGTWQTQTIEHMYLEPEASIALPVDLDGQGAAKIFGEFSMKSSNGNGHVMPTWSHPRNPRELRGLHLLSQGQGIFDDRRQCCKVLGWDAKRMYAELVSNGGAFGGKEDMSIQAQTCLLAHLVGVPVKTVLNRYESLRLHPKRHPIRSQLQVGCDAEGRLTALRARIVGDKGAYASVGAKVLERAAGHAGGPYRIPNIDIEALAVYTNNPPCGAMRGFGANQSAFAIEGALDMLAEKVGVDGWEIRSRNIMEPGDRFVTGQRMVKPFGLRKTLEAVKEVYRGAKFAGIACGIKNVGIGNGLPERGRGSITIESDTKLVIRTGFTEMGQGLFTVLIQTAVEETGLPAELFEATSDTTHDLDCGQTTGSRGTVLGCHSVMDAAKKLKADLAAGRMLRDLVGRVYQGEWVCYKTDKFGADVPEPKTHLTYGFATQVVILDDDGKLKKVVAAHDVGRAINPTLLEGQVEGSLHMGLGYALTEEFVTEGGRLVTDDVKGCGVLRAHHMPELEIILVEEADPETPYGSRGVGEIGLVPTAPAVAGALYSYDKIRRFKLPMKDSPAARAILGPRAGK is encoded by the coding sequence ATGGCCGTGATTCCGAAGAGCGATACCCTGGTTTTCACGCTGAACGGGCGCGAGGTGGCGCTGGAGGATGCGCGCGACCTGTCGCTGCTGGATGCGCTGCGCGACCGGTGCGGGGTGACGTCGCCGAAGGATGGATGCCAGCCTCTGGGGCAGTGCGGGTGCTGCACGGTGCTCGTGGATGGCAAGCCCCGGCTGTCGTGCACGATGAAGGCATCGATGGTCGCCGGTAAGGAGGTCACGTCGCTGGAAGGGCTGCCGGAGGAGACGCGAAAGCAGATCGCGGACTGTTTTGTTCAGGCCGGGGGTGTGCAATGCGGATTCTGCATTCCGGGGATTGCGGTTCGGGCACATGCTCTGACGGAGAAGAATCCGTGTGCGACGCGAGCGGAAATCGCCAATGATCTGCGGGCGCATCTGTGCCGGTGTACCGGCTATACGAAGATTGTCGATGCGATTGAGTTGCTCGGGGAAACCCGTCGAAATGTCGAAACATCGAAACGTCGAAACGGAAATGGCCATGCGTGTGCCGGCGGGGTGGGTGATCGCTTGGCCAAGTATGGCGGGGCGGATTGCGTTCTTGGTGGGCACAACTACATCGATGATATCTACATCGAGGGCATGGCGCATGGGGCGATGCGGTTCAGCGATCATCCGCGGGCGCTGGTGAAGCGGATCGATACTTCGGCGGCAGAGGCGTTGGATGGAGTGCTGCGCGTGGCCACGTGGCGCGATGTTCCGGGCGACCGGTTTGTGGGGTTGATCACGTCGGATTGGCCCGTCTTTATCGCCGAGGGGGAGGAGACGCGATGCGTCGGAGACATCCTGGCGGCCGTTGCGGCGGTTGATGAGAAGACGGCGCGGCGAGCGGCGGAGTTGATAGACATCGAATACGAAGTTCGCGAGCCGGTGACGACGCCGGACGAGGGGCTTAGGCCGGATGCGCCAAAGGTTCATCCGGGCGGCAATCTCCTGTCACGGGCGGCGTTGGTGCGTGGGGACGTCGAAGAGGCGTTTGCCACGAGCGCGCACGTCGTTGAGGGCACATGGCAGACGCAAACGATCGAGCACATGTACCTGGAGCCGGAGGCGAGCATCGCCCTCCCGGTCGATCTGGATGGGCAGGGCGCTGCAAAGATATTCGGCGAGTTTTCCATGAAATCGTCGAACGGGAATGGGCACGTAATGCCGACGTGGTCGCATCCACGGAATCCTCGGGAGCTGCGCGGGCTGCATCTCTTGTCGCAGGGACAGGGGATCTTTGATGACCGGCGGCAGTGCTGCAAGGTGCTGGGGTGGGACGCAAAGCGGATGTATGCGGAGCTGGTGTCGAATGGCGGAGCGTTCGGCGGCAAGGAGGACATGTCGATTCAGGCGCAGACGTGCCTGCTGGCGCATCTCGTCGGCGTGCCGGTGAAGACGGTGCTAAATCGGTATGAGAGTCTGCGGCTGCACCCGAAGCGGCATCCGATCCGCAGTCAGTTGCAAGTTGGATGCGATGCGGAGGGGCGGTTGACGGCCCTGCGGGCGCGGATCGTCGGCGACAAAGGGGCGTATGCGTCCGTCGGGGCGAAGGTGCTGGAGCGCGCGGCGGGCCATGCGGGCGGGCCGTATCGGATTCCAAACATCGATATCGAGGCGCTGGCGGTTTACACGAACAACCCGCCGTGCGGGGCAATGCGCGGCTTCGGGGCGAATCAGTCGGCGTTTGCCATCGAGGGGGCATTGGACATGCTGGCCGAGAAGGTCGGCGTCGATGGCTGGGAGATTCGCAGCCGGAACATCATGGAGCCGGGTGACCGGTTCGTGACGGGACAGAGGATGGTGAAGCCGTTCGGGCTGCGGAAGACGCTGGAGGCGGTGAAAGAGGTTTATCGCGGCGCGAAGTTCGCAGGGATCGCCTGCGGGATCAAGAACGTCGGCATCGGCAACGGCCTTCCGGAGCGCGGGCGGGGAAGTATCACGATCGAGAGCGACACGAAGCTCGTCATTCGTACGGGTTTTACGGAGATGGGGCAGGGGCTGTTCACCGTGCTGATTCAGACGGCGGTGGAGGAGACCGGCCTGCCGGCTGAATTGTTCGAGGCGACGAGCGATACCACGCACGATCTGGATTGCGGTCAGACGACCGGCAGCCGGGGAACGGTGCTGGGTTGCCATTCAGTCATGGACGCGGCGAAGAAGTTGAAGGCCGATCTGGCGGCGGGGCGGATGCTGCGCGACTTGGTCGGTCGCGTTTATCAGGGTGAATGGGTTTGTTACAAGACGGACAAGTTCGGCGCGGACGTGCCGGAGCCGAAGACGCATCTGACATACGGTTTTGCGACGCAGGTGGTCATTCTCGACGATGATGGCAAGTTGAAGAAGGTGGTCGCGGCGCATGACGTCGGGCGGGCGATCAATCCGACGCTGCTCGAAGGTCAGGTCGAGGGTTCGCTGCACATGGGACTGGGGTACGCGCTGACGGAAGAGTTCGTCACGGAGGGCGGGCGGCTGGTAACGGACGACGTGAAGGGGTGCGGCGTTCTGCGGGCGCACCACATGCCGGAGCTGGAGATTATCCTTGTCGAGGAGGCCGACCCGGAGACGCCGTATGGTTCGCGGGGGGTAGGGGAGATCGGGCTGGTGCCGACGGCGCCGGCAGTGGCGGGAGCGCTTTATTCCTACGACAAAATTCGGCGGTTCAAGCTGCCGATGAAGGATTCGCCAGCGGCACGGGCGATCCTCGGCCCGAGGGCCGGTAAATAG
- a CDS encoding XdhC/CoxI family protein: MNPFVALFRSLVRQLQQKRRVAVCTVVGSYGSTPQAAGATLLLHENMTTEGTLGGGCVEAEVRKQAFELLQKNRSGLLTFKLDHDYGWDDGLICGGTMRIAVMSLDSPDKARPFEEAAERIERRERACVPLRVEDEGQVQEYRLHIEAPAHLIIAGGGHVGAQLAKMAVGLDFDVMVVDDRADFVNATRLPPPIRPVVGDIERTLRELPIDANTYVVIVTRGHNHDEQALHAVIDSAARYIGMIGSRRKVKLIFDDLAALGVDPSRLAMVHAPIGLSIGAETVPEIAVSILAQLIEVRRAERPTHVEGPGESSSRKSEVESRNSE, from the coding sequence ATGAACCCATTTGTCGCACTTTTCCGCTCGCTTGTCCGCCAGCTTCAGCAGAAACGGCGGGTGGCAGTATGTACGGTCGTTGGGTCGTACGGCTCGACGCCGCAGGCGGCGGGGGCGACGCTGCTGTTGCACGAGAACATGACGACGGAAGGAACGCTGGGCGGCGGGTGCGTGGAGGCGGAGGTCCGGAAGCAGGCTTTCGAGCTGCTCCAGAAGAATCGCTCGGGCCTGCTGACGTTCAAACTTGATCACGATTACGGGTGGGACGATGGGCTGATTTGCGGCGGCACCATGCGGATCGCCGTGATGTCCTTGGACTCGCCGGACAAAGCCCGGCCCTTTGAGGAGGCCGCTGAGCGAATAGAGCGGCGCGAGCGAGCCTGCGTGCCATTGCGCGTTGAGGACGAAGGGCAGGTGCAGGAATATCGTCTGCACATCGAAGCCCCGGCGCATTTGATCATCGCGGGGGGCGGCCATGTAGGCGCACAATTGGCGAAGATGGCCGTCGGGCTGGATTTCGACGTGATGGTCGTCGATGACCGGGCGGATTTTGTGAATGCCACGCGGTTGCCGCCGCCGATTCGGCCGGTCGTGGGGGACATCGAGCGGACGCTACGCGAGTTGCCGATTGATGCGAATACCTATGTCGTTATTGTGACGCGCGGACACAATCACGACGAGCAAGCGCTGCACGCGGTAATTGATTCGGCGGCGCGGTATATCGGGATGATCGGCAGCCGGCGGAAAGTTAAGTTGATCTTTGATGATCTGGCGGCACTGGGCGTCGATCCGTCAAGGCTGGCCATGGTGCATGCGCCAATCGGTTTGTCTATCGGAGCGGAGACGGTGCCGGAAATTGCCGTCAGCATCCTCGCGCAGCTTATTGAGGTGCGGCGCGCGGAGCGACCGACGCATGTGGAGGGGCCGGGCGAATCGAGTAGTCGGAAGTCGGAAGTCGAAAGTCGGAATTCGGAATGA
- a CDS encoding nucleotidyltransferase family protein, whose amino-acid sequence MSRRIVALLLAAGQSRRMGQPKQLLPYREGTMLEAVLESILASSADGLVVVANPQVGEFLGEALPERCFLAINSDAESEMLDSVKIGAARIEVEFKPQAEDGVLVVLADQPQVSAGVITTCVEAYRLPKRHPGILIASYRGRRGHPSIFSIGLLRKIQDWNSDRKLSDLSLEHPEAVRELPITIAPMPLDVNTPQDYERLTGKE is encoded by the coding sequence ATGTCACGCCGAATAGTTGCACTTCTGCTTGCTGCCGGCCAGTCGCGGAGGATGGGCCAGCCGAAGCAGTTACTGCCGTACCGCGAAGGAACGATGCTCGAGGCGGTGTTGGAGTCCATACTGGCCTCCAGCGCTGACGGATTGGTCGTCGTGGCGAACCCACAGGTCGGGGAGTTTCTCGGCGAAGCGCTGCCGGAACGGTGTTTTCTTGCGATAAACAGCGACGCCGAGAGCGAGATGCTCGATTCGGTGAAGATCGGCGCTGCGCGGATCGAGGTCGAATTCAAGCCGCAGGCTGAGGACGGCGTGCTGGTGGTGCTGGCGGACCAACCGCAGGTATCCGCCGGGGTGATCACGACGTGCGTCGAGGCGTATCGGCTTCCGAAGCGTCATCCGGGGATTCTGATCGCTTCTTATCGCGGGCGGCGGGGACACCCCAGCATTTTTTCCATCGGATTGTTGCGGAAGATTCAGGATTGGAATTCGGATCGGAAGTTGAGCGACTTGTCGCTAGAGCATCCTGAGGCGGTGCGCGAGTTGCCGATCACCATCGCGCCGATGCCGCTCGATGTGAATACGCCGCAAGATTATGAGCGATTGACGGGGAAGGAATAG
- a CDS encoding Maf family protein, with protein sequence MAMPPQPDRLILASASPRRAELLRAAGYRFKVVHPPLEEPDELHPHVDVASHAESLAFFKASSIAVDHPDATILAADTITVLGEEIFGKPADRADALRTLRALSGTLHSVITGVALLHPRSEHRLINHAVTTVRVRPLSDSTIETYLDTGQWQGKAGAYGIQDEGDPFVEKTEGSFTNVVGLPMELLAEMFREWQRVAVMAAG encoded by the coding sequence ATGGCCATGCCGCCACAACCCGATCGCCTCATCCTAGCGTCGGCCAGTCCTCGCCGGGCAGAGCTGCTTCGCGCCGCGGGCTACCGGTTCAAAGTTGTACACCCGCCCCTCGAAGAGCCGGACGAACTCCATCCGCATGTCGACGTCGCTTCCCACGCCGAATCGCTCGCCTTTTTCAAGGCCAGCAGCATCGCCGTCGATCACCCGGACGCGACGATCCTCGCCGCCGATACCATTACGGTCCTCGGCGAAGAGATTTTCGGCAAGCCGGCAGATCGCGCCGACGCCCTGCGCACGCTTCGCGCCCTCTCCGGCACACTCCACTCGGTCATTACGGGCGTGGCTCTGCTTCACCCGCGAAGCGAACACCGACTCATCAATCACGCCGTCACCACGGTCCGCGTTCGCCCCCTCAGCGACTCGACAATCGAAACGTACCTCGACACCGGTCAATGGCAGGGCAAGGCCGGCGCCTATGGGATACAGGACGAGGGCGATCCATTCGTCGAAAAAACCGAGGGTAGCTTCACGAATGTCGTGGGCCTCCCGATGGAACTACTTGCAGAAATGTTCAGGGAATGGCAGCGCGTCGCCGTCATGGCCGCTGGGTAG
- a CDS encoding glycosyltransferase family 39 protein has protein sequence MSFGIGVLVVAVIYAVGLTREIQRPWNGLHEWNGALYSLFARNFLRYPWEIHHGMPLIAVGEAVPAENERSIYPSHPAGLVWLVAASFRVLGESEWAARLVPIIASLGSVTLLMLLVRRRWGDDLALVCGLVYSIFPMTVYFGRMVNHEPVCTFFMLAAAWSWDHWTNPPRENFGRRWAIVVWIIAIIGGIWIDWAGALYGGLFAVYIAWQAIRRRRHAHGGSQRPYLPTTTAALCVGAVTIASAGMLFHIVCGGFDGRWDDLARVFASRASSAPDDWPDRAWTVTEGNFSLPGLFFGIAGLLFIVVELIASRTGGRPATALGGFGVLFATGVVWLALFWRQYQMHQYWAFYLGPFAALGCAVVIQRLTNSLGKVHRIAAGALRIVLLGVLVVFGIRGTQDYYNFRSRPSDDLAAWSEVRRMTSPDQRILVFPDPLHHEDWGGTRVRYINPPQFPYYADRPFDSEGNLDRVEARANSYPLYLVDMKGIGEGHVGLAALCERFPCDRRGNILRVDFIQTARPADGAPTSAK, from the coding sequence TTGTCTTTCGGCATAGGCGTCCTGGTCGTTGCGGTGATTTACGCGGTGGGGTTGACGCGTGAAATCCAGCGACCGTGGAACGGCCTGCACGAGTGGAACGGGGCGTTGTACTCGCTGTTCGCGAGAAACTTCCTGCGCTATCCGTGGGAGATCCATCACGGGATGCCGCTCATCGCAGTCGGTGAGGCCGTTCCGGCGGAAAACGAGAGGTCGATCTATCCGAGCCATCCCGCCGGATTGGTCTGGCTCGTTGCCGCTTCTTTTCGAGTGTTGGGTGAATCGGAGTGGGCGGCGCGACTGGTCCCGATCATCGCCTCTTTGGGAAGCGTTACCCTGTTGATGCTCCTGGTACGGCGGCGCTGGGGCGACGATCTCGCTCTCGTGTGCGGGCTGGTCTATAGCATCTTCCCCATGACGGTTTATTTCGGCCGGATGGTGAACCACGAACCGGTGTGCACGTTCTTCATGCTGGCGGCCGCGTGGTCGTGGGACCATTGGACGAATCCGCCCCGAGAGAACTTCGGGCGGCGCTGGGCGATCGTTGTGTGGATCATCGCGATTATTGGAGGCATATGGATAGACTGGGCCGGAGCGCTCTATGGCGGGTTGTTCGCAGTTTACATTGCGTGGCAGGCGATTCGTCGTCGCCGCCATGCGCATGGCGGGTCTCAAAGACCCTACCTGCCGACTACGACCGCCGCATTATGCGTGGGCGCCGTCACAATCGCTTCGGCTGGGATGCTTTTTCACATTGTGTGTGGGGGATTCGACGGGCGGTGGGACGATCTCGCAAGGGTGTTCGCCTCGCGCGCTTCCTCGGCGCCAGACGATTGGCCCGACCGGGCCTGGACTGTTACCGAAGGAAATTTTTCGTTGCCCGGTTTGTTTTTCGGAATAGCCGGTCTGCTATTCATCGTCGTCGAGCTTATCGCAAGTCGAACGGGAGGGCGTCCCGCGACGGCGCTCGGTGGTTTCGGCGTGCTTTTTGCAACAGGCGTTGTTTGGCTGGCGCTTTTTTGGCGTCAGTATCAGATGCACCAGTATTGGGCGTTTTATCTGGGCCCGTTTGCGGCCCTGGGCTGCGCGGTGGTGATCCAAAGGCTGACCAATTCACTCGGCAAGGTGCATCGTATCGCCGCCGGCGCGCTGCGAATCGTTCTGCTTGGGGTGCTGGTAGTCTTCGGGATTCGCGGAACACAGGACTATTACAATTTTCGGAGCCGTCCTTCCGACGACCTGGCCGCCTGGAGCGAGGTTCGGCGAATGACGTCGCCCGATCAAAGGATTCTCGTGTTTCCCGATCCGTTGCACCACGAGGACTGGGGTGGTACCCGCGTGCGCTACATCAACCCTCCCCAGTTTCCTTATTACGCCGACCGGCCCTTCGATTCAGAGGGGAATCTGGACCGCGTGGAGGCGAGGGCAAACAGCTATCCCCTTTATCTGGTCGATATGAAGGGCATCGGCGAGGGCCATGTGGGTCTGGCGGCGCTGTGCGAGCGATTTCCGTGCGATCGCCGAGGGAACATTCTGCGGGTTGACTTCATTCAAACGGCTCGGCCCGCTGACGGAGCGCCAACGTCAGCTAAATGA
- a CDS encoding glycosyltransferase family 39 protein: MSATEKKIVPQGGRGLPFSACLVLMVAIYATGLSRGVTRPWTGMHDWNGAFFSQLARNLLRYPASVHHGMGVMAMGDAIPPPEERSLYARHPPALVWMVAAAFAAGGEKEWVARLLPIAASLATLVLFVRLVHRKHGTETAVYAGLIYALMPMTVYFGRMVNHEAICLLLMMATLVAWQMRENSAVGGTRQWAASLCAICLALMIWVDWAGLLFAGLFCAWLVWQWRRRRIGSLPVLIIGGTAVMTSIGMVVFLVYAGFEGRWADLIAMFNARRTTAAKDQLQRVWTHVIQNLSWPVFLLAIAGIGVSIGRRLRSKSPTRSRKRIAVERAKSVGLGVLAVTGLLWVTIFWRQLVIHNYWMFYLGPFIATTAALSMAAWREPLRARSARLAGATTALIVTGMVVFCLIGSRDYFNRVTFPEGLIQACREVHRRTHSGDRVLLFRRPITIEKHGDYQFRNVTMPQHAYYMDRPFDVDRDAGSIFRRAGDYPLYVAPYKNRDYPKAGAVIEALRLRFPHEQVGTEMLFQLSGAAEKRG; encoded by the coding sequence ATGAGCGCGACCGAAAAGAAGATAGTCCCTCAAGGCGGCCGCGGTCTGCCGTTTTCCGCCTGCCTCGTCCTGATGGTCGCCATCTATGCGACCGGACTTTCGCGCGGCGTGACGCGGCCGTGGACGGGGATGCATGACTGGAATGGGGCGTTCTTTTCGCAATTGGCGCGGAATCTCCTGCGCTATCCGGCCAGCGTCCATCATGGCATGGGCGTCATGGCGATGGGGGATGCGATACCGCCCCCGGAGGAGCGCTCGCTTTACGCACGCCATCCACCGGCGCTCGTCTGGATGGTCGCCGCGGCCTTTGCCGCCGGGGGGGAAAAGGAATGGGTTGCCCGCCTGTTGCCGATCGCAGCCTCGCTGGCAACGCTCGTCCTTTTTGTGCGCCTCGTTCATCGAAAGCACGGAACCGAAACCGCGGTCTATGCGGGGTTGATCTACGCGCTTATGCCGATGACGGTCTATTTCGGCCGCATGGTGAACCATGAGGCCATCTGCCTGTTATTGATGATGGCGACGCTCGTGGCCTGGCAGATGCGCGAAAACTCCGCGGTTGGCGGCACTCGTCAATGGGCGGCCAGCTTATGTGCCATTTGTCTGGCGCTGATGATATGGGTGGACTGGGCCGGTCTGTTGTTCGCCGGGCTCTTTTGCGCATGGCTTGTTTGGCAATGGCGGCGAAGGCGGATCGGGTCCCTGCCCGTACTGATCATCGGGGGCACGGCGGTGATGACGTCGATCGGCATGGTGGTGTTTCTGGTGTACGCGGGGTTTGAAGGGCGCTGGGCGGATTTGATCGCCATGTTCAACGCCCGGCGAACGACCGCCGCGAAGGACCAGCTCCAGCGCGTCTGGACGCACGTCATTCAGAATCTTTCCTGGCCGGTGTTTCTACTGGCGATTGCGGGTATCGGCGTTTCGATCGGCCGGCGTCTGCGCTCCAAAAGCCCGACTCGGAGCCGCAAGAGAATCGCGGTTGAGCGGGCGAAGTCTGTCGGGCTGGGCGTGCTCGCGGTCACGGGGCTGCTCTGGGTGACGATATTCTGGCGGCAGCTTGTGATTCACAATTACTGGATGTTTTACCTGGGGCCATTCATCGCGACGACGGCGGCCCTGTCGATGGCGGCGTGGCGCGAACCCCTGCGTGCGCGTTCGGCCCGACTCGCCGGCGCAACAACCGCTTTGATCGTCACCGGGATGGTCGTGTTCTGTCTGATCGGCAGCCGGGACTACTTCAACCGGGTGACGTTTCCCGAGGGGCTCATTCAGGCGTGCCGCGAGGTGCACCGGCGCACGCACTCCGGCGATCGCGTGCTACTGTTTCGCCGCCCCATCACCATCGAGAAACACGGCGATTACCAATTTCGAAACGTCACCATGCCTCAGCACGCGTACTACATGGATCGCCCGTTCGATGTTGACCGGGATGCCGGGTCGATCTTTCGTCGCGCGGGCGACTATCCGCTGTACGTGGCACCTTACAAAAACCGGGATTACCCCAAGGCAGGCGCGGTGATCGAAGCGCTTCGCCTGCGATTCCCCCACGAACAAGTTGGTACGGAAATGCTCTTCCAGCTTAGTGGAGCTGCCGAAAAGAGGGGTTGA